TGGAATCTCATCCAAGATAGATTGGATTGCATTTTTCCCTCGCACTTGCCGATGAAAGGTGATCGCAAATCGGTGAACCTCATCCTGAATTCGCTGAAGCAGGTAAAATTCCTGTGAATTCCGTTCCAGCTGAATCAGTTCAAGAGGATCTCCAAGCATGAGATTGGACGTGCGATGCTTGTCATCCTTTACAAGACCGGCAACGGGAATTTCCAGCGCCAGTTCATTTTCAAGCACATCCTTAGCTGCAGAAATCTGGCCCTTACCCCCATCAATTACGATCAGGTCCGGCAGCGGCAGATTTTCCTTTAATGCACGGGTATACCTTCTCCTTACTACCTCTCTCATCGACTCATAATCATCCGGACCTGTTACAGTGCGGATTTTATATTTCCTGTACTCCTTTTTCGCCGGTTTTCCATCGATAAAAACGATCATCGCAGAAACAGGATCAGAGCCTTGGATGTTGGAGTTATCAAAAGCTTCAATCCGGATCGGCACAGCAATCCCGAGCTTCTCCCCTAAATTTTCAATCGCCTTAATCGTCCGCTCTTCATCCCGTTCAATAAGAGAGAACTTTTCCCCAAGAGCAATTTTGGCATTTTTATGGGCAAGCATCAGTAAATCCTTCTTCGCTCCACGCTTAGGCTGCAGAGCACGAATATTCAAAAGCTGCTCAGCCATAGCTGCATCTGCGCTATCGGGAATCATGATTTCTTTCGGAAGAAAATGACTGCTCTGCTGATAAAATTGCCCAAGGAAAGTTAAAAATTCTTCATCCGGTTCATTATAAATAGGAAACATTGAAACATCCCGTTCAATCAGTTTCCCCTGACGCACGAAAAATACCTGAACACACATCCAGCCTTTATCATACGCATATGCAAATACATCCCTGTCTACGAAGTCGGTCATCGACATCTTTTGCTTCTCCATCGTAGCTTCAATGTGAACAATTTGATCTCTGTATTCCTTTGCCCTTTCAAAATCCATCGCTTCGGATGCTTTGTACATTTTATCAGTTAAATCCGTTTTAATTTCTTCGTAGCCGCCATTTAGAAAACGGCTGATGTCATCGACCATTTTCCGGTTCGTCTCAGCGGTAACATCATAGACGCATGGTGCCAGACACTGCCCCATGTGATAGTAAAGACAAACCCGGTCAGGCATACTGTTGCATTTCCGGAGCGGATACAGCCGGTCAAGCAGCTTTTTCGTTTCCCTTGCTGCCTGCACATTCGGATACGGCCCAAAGTATTTCCCCTTATCCTTTTTAATTTTCCTCGTAACAATCAGGCGCGGGTGCCGTTCTCCCGTAATTTTAATAAAAGGAAAGGATTTATCATCCTTCAGCATCACATTATATTTAGGATCGTATTTCTTAATTAAATTCATTTCCAGAATCAGCGCTTCTATATTCGAGGACGTTACGATGTATTCAAAGTCCTCAATTTCATTAACCAGCCTCTGCGTCTTCCCATCATGAGAACCGCTGAAGTAAGATCGGACGCGGTTTTTTAAAACCTTCGCTTTACCGACATAAATAATGGTTCCCTGCCTGTCTTTCATTAAATAACAGCCTGGCTGATCGGGAAGGAGGGCTAATTTTTCTCTGATTTTATCTCTCATCTAACCACTTCCATCCAGTCATTTGCCTTTTATTGTACGATAAATGCACGAAAATTACTAAGAATAGCCTTCTATAACCTGTACGTCCGGTCAACATTTTTGGTCGATCCATTTATTCTGGCCGTTCGCTATACTTTATTAGCCGTTCTTGTCTATATTCTGGCCGTTGATCCTGGTTTTCTGGCCGTTCTCACGCCTTATCTGGCCGATCGATTTATTCTGTCCGTCCGCTATACTTTATTAGCCGTTCGCGTATGGATTCTGACCGTTGATCCGGGTTTTCTGGCCGTTCTCACACCGTTTCTGGCCAATCGAGTTATTCTGTCCGTCCGCTATACTTTATTAGCCGTTCGCTTATGGATTCTGGCCGTTGATCCGGGTTTTCTGGCCGTTCTTACACCGTTTCTGGCCGATCGAGTTATTCTGTCCGTCCGCTATACTTTATTAGCCGTTCACGTATGGATTCTGGCCGTTGATCCGGGTTTTCTGGCCGTTCTCATACCGTTTCTGGCCGATCGAGTTATTCTGTCCGTCCGTACCCTTTATCAGCCGTTCGAGTCTCGATTCTGGCCGATCGAGTTATTCTGGCCGTCAGCTATACTTTATTAGCCGTTCGTGTCTCGATTCTTGCCGTACATCCGGGTATTTTGGCCGTTCTTACACCGTTTCTGGCCGATCGAGTTATTCTGTCCGTCCGCTATACTTTATTAGCTGTTCGCGTATGGATTCTGGCCGTTGATCCGGGTTTTCTGGCTGTTCTCACACCGTTTCTGGCCAATCGATTTATTCTGTCCGTCCGCTACCCTTTATCAACCGTTCGAGTCTCGATTCTGGCCGTTCCATTTATTCTGCCCAGTATATCCGATTTTTTGGGCAGCTGGGCTTGGATTATAAATCCCCCGCCGTTTTACGCCCGGCCAATTTTAAACATAAAAAAATCAGCCCCGGAAGAGGGCTGATTTTTCATTATGCGTGTTTGCTTAGCAATTCGGCTAGAGCTTCTTTCGGCTGGTAGCCAACCGCTTTGTCTACAACTTCGCCGTTTTTGAAAACAAGCAGTGTAGGAATACTCATTACGCCGTATTTGCCAGCTGTTTCTTGATTTTCATCAACGTCAAGTTTGACGATTTTTACTTTGTCACCCATGTCTTGATCCAGTTCTTCAAGTACTGGGGCGATCATTTTGCAAGGTCCGCACCAAGGTGCCCAGAAATCTGCAAGAACGACGCCTTCTCCAGTTTCAGCAGAAAAGTTTTGATCCGTTACGTGTGAAATAGCCATCTTGTATTCCTCCTAAAATCTTAAAGAATATGCACTTAGTATAGCACCTAACCTTTGAGTGTGCTAAGAATTTGCCTCGATGTCATTATTCCCATTTAAATATGGAAAAACACAAAAGTCTGATTAGCTTTGTAAAGCTCAGTTAAACAGGCTGTTGATTTCCGCTGCAGCCGTTTGCTCCAATCAACAGGTGTTAAAAAACAACATCATGCTTTTACATAGCCTATAGTAAAGGCCGTTTTCGTTTTAATGGGCGTTTTCTCAAAACCATTCTATTACAGGAATAGGGTCATTTCCTTAAAAAATCCCCCCGGAATCATCCGAGGGAATTTCATAATATTTCGTTTATGATTAAGAATGAACCTTCAATTTTTTAAACTCTTCCGTCAGCATCGGAATGACTTCGAATAGGTCTCCTACGATGCCGTAGTCAGCCACTTTAAAGATGTTCGCTTCCGGATCCTTGTTAACGGCGACAATCACTTTAGAGTTGGACATTCCGGCTAAATGCTGAATGGCCCCGGATATTCCGCAAGCGATGTACAGATCAGGTGTAACCACTTTTCCTGTCTGGCCGATTTGAAGGGAATAATCACAGTAATCTGCATCACATGCACCGCGGGATGCTCCTACTGCTCCGCCTAAAACGTCAGCAAGCTCTTTAAGAGGGTTAAATCCATCCGTGCTTTTCACGCCTCTTCCTCCAGCGACAATCACTTTCGCCTCGGAAAGATCTACTCCTTCTGTTGCTTTACGGATGACATCTTTCACAATTGTACGCAAGTCTTTAATTTCAGCTGTTACGGAACGAACCTCTCCGCTTCTGGACTCATCCTTTTCAAGCGGTGCAATGTTATTAGGACGAATGGAAGCAAAAATGATTCCTTCTGTTACGATTACTTTTTCGAAGGCCTTACCGGAGTAAATCGGACGGGTGAAGACGATATTGCCTCCTGCTTCTTCTACACCTGTAGCATCAGATACTAATCCTAAGTTTAGTTTAGCAGCAATTTTAGGAGATAAGTCCTTTCCTAAAGCCGTATGGCCAAACACCATTCCTTCTGGTTTTTCTTCCTCCACAACAGCCATAAGAGCTTGTGAATAGCCGTCAGGTGTATAAGCAGCAAGCTTTTCATCTTCTACGGTTACAACGCGGTCTGCTCCATATTGAATCATTTCTTCCGCAAGAGCGGAAACCTGGTCGCCAATTAAAACGGCTACAATTTCTCCGCCCTCCGAAACAACTTTACCCGCTGCGATTGCTTCAAATGAAACATTTCGCAGTGATTGATCCCGAACTTCTCCCAATACAAGAACTTTTCTTGCCATCATTATTTCCCCCTATTTCTCCGGATTCCCGAACATGCTATAGCCAACAAGCGTTTGATACAGTGATTATACGACTTTTGCTTCGTTTCTTAACAGGCTGACAAGCTCTTTTACCTGTGCATCCAATTCTCCCTGAAGGATTTTCCCAGCTTCCTTCTTGGCAGGCATATAAATTTCAATGGTTTTTGTTTTTGGCTCTACATCGTCTTCTTCAAGATCCAGGTCATCCAGTTCAAGCTCATCCAGCGGCTTTTTCTTCGCTTTCATGATTCCCGGCAATGAAGGATAGCGTGGTTCATTCAGTCCTTGCTGCGCTGTAATAAGAAGCGGAAGGGAGGTTTCGATAATTTCCGAATCTCCTTCAACGTCTCTAGTGACTGTTGCTTTGCGGCCTTGGATTTCAAGTTTTGTGATTGTCGTAACGTAAGGAATATCCAGAAGCTCTGCAAGGCGCGGCCCAACCTGACCAGACCCGCCGTCGATCGCAACGTTTCCGCCAAGGATCAAGTCTGCATCTTTATCCTTTAAAAACTCAGAAAGGATTTTTGCAGATGTAAACTGATCGCCGTCTTCCAGGTCATCTTCCGTATTGACTAAAACTGCTTTATCGCAGCCCATTGCAAGAGCGGTGCGCAATTCTTTTTCTGCTTCTTCGCCGCCGATTGTGACAACAGTCACTTCTCCGCCTTCAGCATCCCTGATCTGAATGGCTTCTTCAATCGCATATTCATCATAAGGATTGATGATAAATTCGGCTCCATCCTCTTGAATTCTTCCGCTGCTGATGGAAATTTTCTCTTCCGTATCAAACGTGCGCTTCATGATTACAAAAATATTCATTTCTCCATCCCCCTGTTTCGCATATCATTCCGTTTTATTTGTATACGCTTCCATTATATAGCCGGGGAATTCCCCCCGTCCAACTATTCCCCTTTAAATTGAGGAGTGCGTTTCTCAAGAAAAGCCTGAATTCCTTCTTTTGCATCCTGTTTATCAAAAACTTCTCCAAAAAGAACGGCTTCTCTTTCCATTCCTCTGTGGAAGTCTGCTGACTTTCCAAAGCTTAGAAGCTCAAGGACCGCTTTGATTGTATTCGGACTTTTAGAAGCCATTTTTAAAGCGAGCTGTTTTGCTTCATGAAGAAGTATTTCATCCGGAACCGCATTGGTTGCAAGTCCAAGCTTCGCTGCTTCCGCCCCGCTGATCGGTTCGCTTGTCGCCATCAATTCCAGTGCTTTTGCCTGGCCAATGTAGCGCGGCAGACGCTGTGTACCGCCAAAACCAGGCACCAGCCCAAGCTGCAGCTCCGGCAGACCAAGCTTAGCATTTTCTGTCACTAAACGAATATGGCAGGACATTGCAAGTTCAAGGCCGCCTCCCAATGCTGCTCCATGAATGGCTGCAATGACCGGCTTGCTGAAGCTTTCTATTCTTTCAAACAGCTGCTGGCCCTTTGCTGCAAGCTTTGAAAATTCGGCTCCAGACGCAACAGTGGTGAATTCTTTAATATCAGCTCCTGCAGAGAAAAATTTCCCTTCGCCGTACAGCAATATGACACGGATGGAAGGATCGTGTTCCGCTTCTTCTATGAATCCTGCTAATTCCTCAAGAACGTAGGAACCTAATGCATTTGCAGGGGGATTATCAATTTTAACCGAAGCTACAAATTGTTCTTTTTGAATCGTTAAGTATCCCACTGTTCACCCTCCTGAAAATGGTTTATTGACTGTTCCCAAAGCCGCGGACAATCATATGATGAACCTGTCCGGCCAGAGCCACCAGGTCATACTTTTCTTCATTCATTACCCATGTGGTGACAATTTCATCAATTGTACCGAAAATCATTTGCCTTGCAAGGCGCAGGTTCAGGTCTTCCCTGAATTCACCGGTGTCGATCCCTGTTTGAATAATAGAATCCAATACATTCAAGTATCCCTTAAGCACTTCATTAATCCTGAGCCTGAGATCTTTATTGGATTGTCTCAATTCAAGCTGCGTGACGATTGCAAGATGATGATCATCTGAAAGGAGAGAAAAATGCTTTTCAATCAGAACGTAAAGCTTATCTGCAGCTTTCGTTCTTCCGGAAGTTTCTCCTTCAATCTTTTCAATAAAGAGCCCCATTTTCTCCTGGAACAATGAAACGAGGATATCTTCTTTATTTTTGAAGTATAAATAGATGGTTCCATCTGCTACACCGGCTTGCTTGGCAATCTTTGAAACCTGTGCCTGATGGTATCCATTCTCAGCAATTACAATAACTGCCGCATCAATAATCTGTTTGTATTTCGGTTTGTTTTGTTTCACTGGACTACCTTCCTTTTTGAAATGAATGAATCATCATTCATATTTTCATAATAGTAAATTGGCCAGGATGTGTCAAGCGAAAACCACTATTTTAAAAAGGGGAAATTTCCTGATGGGAGAAATCCCCCCTGCCTGCGTTAATTGGCGTTTTTCAGCTTTTCCTTTTCTTCATCTATAAGTGCTCTTCTTAAAATTTTCCCAACGGCAGTCTTAGGGAGCTCACTTCTGAATTCGTAAATTCTCGGAACCTTGTAGGCCGCCAAATGCTGTCGGGCAAAAACATTCAGTTCTTCCTCCGAGATTTTCACGCCTTCCTTAGGGACCACATATGCTTTCACGGTTTCCCCTCTGTAAGGATCCGGCACCCCGGCGACCACTACTTCCTGTATTTTATCATATTCATAGAGAATTTCTTCAACCTCACGCGGATAAATATTGTATCCTCCGGCAATGATCATATCCTTCTTGCGGTCAACTACATAAAAATACCCTTCTTCATCCATGTACCCGATATCACCTGTAAACAGCCAGCCATCCTTCATTACAGCCTCTGTTTCCTCCGGTTTCCCCCAATAGCCCTTCATAACCTGAGGACCGCGGACGATCAATTCCCCTTTTTCACCCGGCTCGGCCTGGCTTCCTGTTTCCTGGGATAAAATCATAGCGTCAGTATTCGGCCAAGGTACACCGATGCTGCCTTTCTTTCTTCTTCCCCATAGAAAGTTGGAATGGGTAACAGGAGATGCTTCTGACAGGCCATATCCTTCCACAAGCTTGCCTCCGGTTTCCTTTTCGAACCTTTCCTGTATTTCTACAGGAAGGGGAGCCGAACCGCTAATGCAGCTCTGTACAGAGGATAAATCGTATTTTTTCAGATCAGGATGATTAAGCAGGGCAATATAGATGGTAGGTGCTCCAGGGAATAATGTAGGCTTTTCCTTATGAATGGTTTTCAATGTATCCCCTGCATCAAATTTAGGAAGGAGAATCATCGTATAACCCTCTGTAACGGAAAGGTGCATAACGGCCGTCATCCCATACACGTGGAAAAATGGAAGCAGCCCGAGTACCTTTTCTTCTCCGCGGCGGCAATTGTACATCCAGGCCGAGCACATTACGGTATTCGCTGCTATATTTTTATGGGTAAGCATAACCCCTTTCGGAAAACCGGTCGTTCCTCCTGTATATTGAAGCAGCGCGATATCTTCAACTGGATCCGTCTCAACCTTTGAGAACACAGCTTGAGATTCTTTTATAATCTTAGAAAATAAATGCGTTGTTCCTCCATGGGAAACATCTACCTTAACTTTTGACTGTTTGCGCTGAACAATCGGATACAAAAGATTTTTCGGAAATGGCAGATAGTCTTGAATCTTTGTGACAATGACATGTTTTAATTTTGTTAACGCTTTCACTTTAGACACTCTCGGGAAAAGCAAATCCAGCGTTATGATGTATTCCGCCCCGCTATCGTTCAGCTGGTATTCAATTTCCCGTTCGGTATAGAGCGGATTCGTGGAGACGACCACTCCCCCTGCCATCAGTACACCGTAATAAGAAATGACCCCCTGAGGACAATTAGGCAGCATGATCGCTGCACGGTCGCCCTTTTGCAGCCCAAGACCTTGTAGATATCCTGCTAATTTTTTGGCTTCATTCAGCAATACGGAGTAAGTGAGTGTTTTCCCAAGGAAATTAATCGCCTTTTTTTCCGGAAACTCCCCTGCCGTTTCTTCTAAATAGGTTTGAAGCGTTTTGGGCTCAAAGCTTAACGCCGGCGGAATTTCCGCGGGATACTGATCGAGCCATGGTCTGATTAAATCCATATCTATTACCCCCCTTATGACTTTCGGCTTACGCCTTTATTATAACAGTATATTCAGACTTTTAAATAAATTATCTGAACCGCCTAATTGCTCTTTCCTAAGTAAGGGGGCTGGAATTGAAATAGGATGTTTTTAAAGCCGCGGCTGAATGCCCATCTCCATCCAATCTTCTTTTGCGGGCCCATAAATCCATGCCGGCTTTAATCCCGCCTGGCGCATAAGAACGGTCGCTTGTCCGCGATGATGAACAATGTGTTTAATCAGCCCCATCAGAATCGAAGCATTTGATTCTTGTCTTCCAAAGGCTTTCTGCACTTGTCTGAGTGTTTCATCCTTCCATTGTTCCTGAATGACTCTAGCTGCCTCAGCACTTACATCCTTGAAGGCTGCTGCTATTTCCTGTGCAGACGATGGCACATTTTCCTCAGTTCCGATACGGTCAATCTCCAGTCCGAACTCGGCTAAATAATCTGGAATATTCACCGTGAAGTGCCAGACAATGCTTCCTAATGTACGCCCTTCCGGATACACTTGCTGTTTCAATGAATCATCTGTCAAACCATCCATTAGCTTTTGAGTTAATCCTGCTTCCTTTTTCCATTCAGCAATAAAATCTGCAACGGTTATATACATTCACTGCTCCTCCTTGCATTTTTAAATCTCTTCATCTCCATTATAGAACACTCGTTTGTTTCATTCCATCTCCTGAAGAATTAAAAAAAGGACTCTCGTATGAGAATCCTTTTCCAATCGGATTAAGTCCAAAAAAATAGATAAAGCAAACCAATTACTAAAAACAATCCGCAAACAGCCATCAGCACTTTTGCTAAAGTCTCCATTTCATACCCCTTAAATGTTTGATCCAATGACGTAGGATAGCCCCACTGAGATGACCATTGAAATGAATCCTACTGCACGGTTGTCTTTTTCAATTTCTTCATCAATCCGGAATTTTGGTGTTAAAAACTCATAAATAAAATAACCGAGCAGCAATAGAAAGAAGCCGTAGCAGCCCCAGCCAATCATCTCAAAAAGCGAGTTATGCTGTTCAATGGAAAAACGAAAGATATTGGCGATCCCGAAAATTTTTCCGCCGGTTGTCATGGCCACTGCAAGGTTTCCCTTTTGAATTTCGTCCCAATTTTTATATTTGGTTACAAGTTCAAAGATACTCATGAACACGACCATACATAAAACAACAACACTGTAATAGGCAGCAGTCTGGACCAGTTCATTTTCCCAGAAAGGATTCATCTGGCTGTTTACCTCCCCTTATTTGAGCTCAACGATGGTGACACCGCTGCCGCCTTCTCCGGCCTCTCCGAACCGTGTATTTTTCACACTGCGATGGTTTTTCAGGAGTTCCTGTACTCCTTTGCGCAATGCTCCGGTTCCTTTGCCGTGGATAATGGATACCCTCGGATAGCCGGCCAGTACCGCATCATCCAGATATTTTTCTACTCTCGAAATTGCATTTTCAAAACGCTCTCCCCTTAAATCAAGTTCAAGGGAAACATGATAATCTTTCCCTTTTACTGTTGCTAGCGGTTTTTCAACAACAGGCTTCGGCCTGCTCATATATTGAAGATCGGATTCTTTCACTTTCATTTTTAAAATTCCGATTTGAACATGCCATTCCTTGTTGCCTGATTGCTCAAGCAGAATTCCTTTTTGCCCGAAGCTGATTACCTTCACTTCATCACCAGGTTTAAGAGAATGATCTTCCTTCGCTTTTTCCTGCTTCTTTTGAGGCGAGGATTTCGCAAAGACAGGCTGAGCTTCCTCCAGGCGTTTTTTGGCGTGGATCAGCTCATGCTCCTTTATCGATCCATATTGTTCCTTTTGAAGCTTGCGCAGATGACGGATAATTTCTTCCGCTTCCTTTTTTGCTTCATCCAGCTTTTCTGCCGCCTTTTGTTCTGCTTCCACGAACAGTCTGTCGCGCTGCTCATTAAACTCCAGAATTTGCTTTTGGAGCTCTTTATGAAGATCTTCAGCATCTTTGCGGAATTGTTCTGCTTCTGCTGTTTCTGCTTCCGCCTCTTTTTTGCTTTCTTCAAGTGAAGCAATCATCGTATCGACTTCATTGCTTTCTGCATTCATATTCGACTTAGCATAGTCGATGACATGCTCGGACAGACCTAGTCTTCTTGAAATTTCAAAGGCGTTGCTTCGGCCTGGTACTCCGATCAGCAAGCGATAGGTCGGGCTCAATGTCTCAACATCAAACTCAACGCTCGCATTTACGACACCTTCCCGGTTGTAGCCATACGCTTTTAACTCTGGGTAGTGAGTTGTAGCGACTACAGTTGATCCCCTGCCGTATACTTCATCCAGGATGGAAATCGCAAGAGCTGCCCCTTCCTGCGGATCTGTACCCGCTCCAAGTTCATCAAAAAGGACGAGACTCTTTTCATCCGCTTTTTTCAAGATGTCTACGATGTTTACCATGTGGGAGGAGAAGGTACTCAAGCTTTGTTCAATGGATTGCTCGTCGCCTATATCTGCATAGACAGAATCGAAAACAGCCATCTCTGATCCATCGGCAGCCGGAACCTGCAAACCTGATTGAGCCATCAATGTGCAAAGGCCAATCGTCTTGAGGGTAACAGTTTTCCCTCCTGTATTCGGTCCGGTAATAACGATTGTTGAATACGAGTCTCCGAGTACAATATCATTGGCAACAACTTCATCTGAAGATAATAGCGGATGGCGGGCTTTTATCATTTTGATATAGCCTCTGTCATTCATAAGCGGGCGAGAAGCTTTAATTGCTTTTGCATACCTCGCTTTTGTAAACATAAAGTCCAGGTCGGCCAATACTTCTACATTGGAAAGAATAAGATCTGCTTCAACAGCTATCGCCTCTGACAGCTCCCGCAAAATCCGTTCAATCTCCTGCTTTTCTTTTACCTTTGCCTGCTGAAGAGAATTATTGATGTCAACAATCGCTTGCGGTTCAATAAACAGAGTCGCTCCTGATGATGACTGGTCATGGACAATTCCACCGTATGATGAACGGTATTCCTGCTTAACGGGAATAACAAACCGGTCATTTCTAATGGTAATAATGGCATCTGAAAGCATTTTTTGCGCCGCAGAGGAACGAATCATGGATTCAAGCTTTTGACGGACGCGGGATTCAAGCGTTCTCAGCTGCTGGCGGAGCGAGCGAAGCAAATCACTCGCATGATCCAGGATATCTCCATTATCATCCACGCACTGATTGATTTTTTTCTCAAGCTCTGACAGGGGCTCAATAAGACGGGCCTTTTCCTCTGAATAAGGAATGGTCAGGATTTCATCTTCAGCAAGCTCTAAAATAAATTGCTTCATTTGTCTCCCTGCATAAAGAACGCCTGCTGTGCTCATACATTCATGCGCACTGAGCACTCCCCCTATTTTTGCCCGTTTGAGACTTGCTCTTATATCGGTCAGGCCGCCAAATGGAGCATGACCTCTCACTCTTAATATATCAGCTGCTTCAAACGTTTCCTGCTGCCGCTTCTCCGCTTCATTGAGGTCCCTTGTCGGCAGCAGAGCCTCGGCTCTTTCTTTACCCAGTGATGAGGCAGCATGATTCGTCAGCTGCTGCCTGATTTTATGAAATTCTAAAACACGCAATCCTTTTTCCTGCAACTTGCAGACCTCCCAAATCTTCAGGAATCATGTCTGTTCAGAAATTGTTTAAGCTGATCCAG
The Metabacillus sp. FJAT-52054 genome window above contains:
- a CDS encoding endonuclease MutS2 produces the protein MQEKGLRVLEFHKIRQQLTNHAASSLGKERAEALLPTRDLNEAEKRQQETFEAADILRVRGHAPFGGLTDIRASLKRAKIGGVLSAHECMSTAGVLYAGRQMKQFILELAEDEILTIPYSEEKARLIEPLSELEKKINQCVDDNGDILDHASDLLRSLRQQLRTLESRVRQKLESMIRSSAAQKMLSDAIITIRNDRFVIPVKQEYRSSYGGIVHDQSSSGATLFIEPQAIVDINNSLQQAKVKEKQEIERILRELSEAIAVEADLILSNVEVLADLDFMFTKARYAKAIKASRPLMNDRGYIKMIKARHPLLSSDEVVANDIVLGDSYSTIVITGPNTGGKTVTLKTIGLCTLMAQSGLQVPAADGSEMAVFDSVYADIGDEQSIEQSLSTFSSHMVNIVDILKKADEKSLVLFDELGAGTDPQEGAALAISILDEVYGRGSTVVATTHYPELKAYGYNREGVVNASVEFDVETLSPTYRLLIGVPGRSNAFEISRRLGLSEHVIDYAKSNMNAESNEVDTMIASLEESKKEAEAETAEAEQFRKDAEDLHKELQKQILEFNEQRDRLFVEAEQKAAEKLDEAKKEAEEIIRHLRKLQKEQYGSIKEHELIHAKKRLEEAQPVFAKSSPQKKQEKAKEDHSLKPGDEVKVISFGQKGILLEQSGNKEWHVQIGILKMKVKESDLQYMSRPKPVVEKPLATVKGKDYHVSLELDLRGERFENAISRVEKYLDDAVLAGYPRVSIIHGKGTGALRKGVQELLKNHRSVKNTRFGEAGEGGSGVTIVELK